The Urbifossiella limnaea genome has a window encoding:
- a CDS encoding alpha/beta hydrolase family protein, with amino-acid sequence MLTRRDALALWFAGIGTAALGQDADPTRLPADARGPVDPRRGAPKTLNGDFPFVVPKTREEWAARRQAVREQVLVANGLWPLPEKTPLNPVVHGKIERDGYTIEKVFFASTPGHYVSGNLYRPAGKGGTKSPAVLFAHGHWANGRLHVATDSAAAASVKEKGEPDLERARYFMQAIPATLARLGFVVFQYDMVGVADSTAIPHGGGFTDAAAELRLQSAMGLQTWNSVRALDFVCGLPDVDAAKVGMTGASGGGTQTFILAAIDDRLAAAFPAVMVSTAMQGGCQCENCSYLRVGTGNVEVAAVFAPKPLALSAANDWTKDIDTKGAPELKALYTLLGSPDNFAARAWLEYGHQYNVHARQMMYAWFRRHLQGVPEAQAAHAEPPYTPVPPAELRVYDAAHPRPADELDAPRLRAALSAASEAQLAKLALTRDEWRRVVGTAFRVMLGGGLPGQAAVRFGPQETKIDGAVLHRAVIGRVGGADAVPTVGMLSPTFRGETVVVWVHPDGKSSLVAANRPAAAALPILAAGAAVLAPDVLGVGEATPAKPVPVDAKFAGYTFGYNLPRLAEQVRDVLTTVAFARTVLKARRVLLVGWGAMGPAVALARGVAGDAVARTAADLNRFRFDGITTTSDPMLLPGAVKYGGLGAALALAAPADVYVHNHAGTGIGRLAEGAYDAAGAKDKLVRHAEKQDDAAVVRWLLS; translated from the coding sequence ATGCTGACCCGCCGCGACGCCCTCGCCCTCTGGTTCGCCGGTATCGGAACCGCCGCCCTCGGCCAGGACGCCGACCCCACCCGCCTCCCCGCCGACGCCCGCGGGCCAGTCGACCCGCGCCGCGGCGCCCCCAAGACGCTCAACGGCGACTTCCCGTTCGTCGTGCCGAAGACGCGCGAGGAGTGGGCCGCGCGCCGGCAGGCCGTCCGCGAGCAGGTGCTCGTCGCCAACGGGCTGTGGCCGCTGCCCGAGAAGACGCCGCTGAACCCCGTCGTTCACGGGAAGATCGAGCGCGACGGGTACACCATCGAGAAGGTGTTCTTCGCCAGCACGCCGGGTCACTACGTCAGCGGCAACCTGTACCGGCCCGCGGGTAAGGGCGGGACGAAGTCGCCGGCCGTGCTGTTCGCCCACGGCCACTGGGCCAACGGCCGGCTGCACGTCGCCACCGACTCGGCAGCGGCCGCCAGCGTGAAGGAGAAGGGCGAGCCCGACCTGGAGCGCGCCCGCTACTTCATGCAGGCCATCCCCGCGACCCTCGCCCGCCTCGGGTTCGTCGTCTTCCAGTACGACATGGTCGGCGTCGCCGACAGCACCGCGATCCCCCACGGCGGCGGCTTCACCGACGCGGCCGCCGAGTTGCGGCTCCAGTCGGCGATGGGGTTGCAGACGTGGAACAGCGTCCGCGCCCTCGACTTCGTGTGCGGCCTCCCGGACGTCGACGCGGCGAAGGTCGGCATGACCGGCGCGAGCGGCGGCGGCACGCAGACGTTCATCCTCGCCGCGATCGACGACCGCCTCGCGGCGGCGTTCCCGGCGGTGATGGTGAGCACCGCGATGCAGGGCGGCTGCCAGTGCGAGAACTGCTCGTACCTCCGCGTCGGCACCGGCAACGTCGAGGTGGCGGCCGTGTTCGCGCCGAAGCCGCTGGCGCTGAGCGCGGCCAACGACTGGACGAAGGACATCGACACGAAGGGCGCCCCGGAGTTGAAGGCGCTCTACACGCTGCTCGGCTCCCCCGACAACTTCGCCGCGCGGGCGTGGCTCGAGTACGGGCACCAGTACAACGTCCACGCCCGGCAGATGATGTACGCCTGGTTCCGCCGCCACCTCCAGGGCGTGCCCGAGGCGCAAGCCGCGCACGCCGAGCCGCCGTACACGCCGGTGCCGCCCGCCGAACTCCGCGTGTACGACGCCGCCCACCCGCGCCCGGCCGACGAGCTGGACGCGCCGCGCCTGCGGGCGGCGCTCTCGGCCGCGTCCGAGGCGCAGCTGGCGAAGTTGGCCCTCACCCGCGACGAGTGGCGCCGCGTGGTCGGCACGGCGTTCCGGGTGATGCTCGGCGGCGGGCTGCCGGGCCAGGCCGCCGTTCGGTTCGGACCGCAGGAGACGAAGATCGACGGGGCCGTGCTCCACCGCGCCGTGATCGGCCGCGTCGGCGGCGCGGACGCGGTGCCGACGGTGGGGATGCTGAGCCCGACGTTCCGCGGCGAGACGGTCGTCGTGTGGGTGCACCCGGACGGCAAGAGCAGCCTCGTCGCGGCGAACCGGCCGGCCGCGGCGGCGCTCCCGATCCTCGCTGCGGGCGCCGCCGTACTCGCCCCGGACGTGCTGGGCGTGGGTGAGGCGACGCCGGCGAAGCCGGTGCCGGTGGACGCGAAGTTCGCCGGCTACACGTTCGGCTACAACCTGCCGCGGCTCGCCGAGCAGGTGCGCGACGTCCTCACGACGGTCGCCTTCGCCCGCACCGTGCTGAAGGCCCGGCGCGTGCTGCTGGTGGGGTGGGGGGCGATGGGGCCGGCCGTGGCGCTGGCCCGCGGCGTGGCCGGCGACGCGGTGGCGCGCACGGCCGCCGACCTGAACCGCTTCCGCTTCGACGGCATCACCACCACGTCGGACCCGATGCTGCTGCCGGGGGCGGTGAAGTACGGCGGCCTCGGCGCGGCGCTGGCGCTGGCGGCGCCGGCGGACGTGTACGTTCACAACCACGCGGGCACGGGCATCGGCCGGCTCGCGGAGGGCGCCTACGACGCGGCCGGGGCGAAGGACAAGCTGGTGCGGCACGCCGAGAAGCAGGACGACGCCGCGGTCGTCCGCTGGCTGTTGTCCTGA
- a CDS encoding TolB family protein, giving the protein MNSSDPVRLTTDGAAKFDPVVLPTGDIVYTVLESAVQLRLVRLRGSAATPLHPEATTNEFEATFTADGAAYAFVQSRGNLNMKLVIRDAGGRESVFDPGGGFAAVRRPSFHPRGDGVCFAIPATTGQEIALVGADGKNRRTLTTGGINNWPAYSPDGSRIAFCSSRDGTFDLYVMSADGTGVRRVAALDGMQARPAWSPDGRRLAFTWNRGGVYEIHAVNADGTGLVKLAGAAERSDYPTWTLDGRAVVFVGERGGRFDLYRVGVRASS; this is encoded by the coding sequence ATGAACTCTTCTGACCCCGTGCGCCTCACCACCGACGGCGCCGCGAAGTTCGACCCGGTCGTGCTGCCGACCGGCGACATTGTCTACACCGTGCTCGAAAGCGCCGTGCAACTGCGGCTCGTGCGGCTGCGCGGGTCCGCGGCGACGCCGCTCCACCCGGAGGCGACCACGAACGAGTTCGAGGCGACGTTCACGGCCGACGGTGCTGCGTACGCCTTCGTGCAGAGCCGCGGCAACCTGAACATGAAGCTGGTGATCCGCGACGCCGGCGGCCGCGAGTCGGTGTTCGACCCCGGCGGCGGCTTCGCGGCGGTGCGGCGGCCGAGCTTCCACCCGCGCGGCGACGGCGTCTGCTTCGCCATCCCGGCTACCACCGGGCAGGAGATCGCGCTCGTGGGGGCCGACGGCAAGAACCGCCGCACCTTGACTACGGGCGGCATCAACAACTGGCCCGCGTACTCGCCGGACGGCAGCCGCATCGCCTTCTGTTCGAGCCGCGACGGCACCTTCGACCTGTACGTGATGTCGGCCGACGGCACGGGCGTGCGGCGGGTGGCGGCCCTGGACGGGATGCAGGCGCGGCCGGCGTGGTCGCCGGACGGCCGGCGGCTGGCGTTCACGTGGAACCGCGGCGGCGTGTACGAGATTCACGCCGTGAACGCGGACGGCACGGGGCTGGTGAAGTTGGCCGGCGCCGCCGAGCGGAGCGACTACCCGACGTGGACGCTGGACGGCCGGGCGGTGGTGTTCGTCGGCGAGCGCGGCGGCCGGTTCGACCTGTACCGCGTCGGGGTCCGAGCCTCTTCCTGA
- a CDS encoding DUF1501 domain-containing protein has protein sequence MFEVGSFPSALHGGVSRRAFLAASAAVPFAGTAAATPGRARSVIVLWLWGAPSHIDTFDPKPNAPAEVRGPFGTIPTRTAGVRVTELFPKTAARSDRFALVRSNVNFDGDHLKAGSIGLTGVLEGKDGAAPNFGSVVARHRGGGDLPAFVALGRGNPRDVVGPMKGFGGGTWGRNYDPFLVGCTPAGETDIPALRLLDGLSPAALDDRRRLLAELDRVARTGDAAAPGRWDAATRRAYALLTTPDARAALDLSRERGSTRDAYGHTSFGQSCLLARRLAEAGVPYIQVNWSQYVEAMTPNCDFGWDTHVFNFDLLPDRHGPVFDRAYAALLDDLRDRGMLDSTLVLAMGEFGRTPRVNGQASRDHWPQCYFSLWAGCGVRGGTVVGDSDRTGAAPLTEPITPGMVGATVLELAGVDSQARAELRVLPGARAIHELF, from the coding sequence ATGTTCGAGGTCGGCAGCTTCCCCTCCGCCCTGCACGGCGGCGTCTCCCGCCGGGCGTTCCTCGCCGCGTCCGCGGCCGTCCCCTTCGCCGGCACCGCCGCCGCCACCCCGGGGCGAGCGCGGTCGGTCATCGTGCTGTGGCTGTGGGGCGCCCCCAGCCACATCGACACGTTCGACCCGAAGCCGAATGCCCCCGCCGAGGTCCGCGGGCCGTTCGGCACCATCCCCACCCGCACCGCCGGCGTCCGCGTCACCGAGCTGTTCCCGAAGACCGCCGCGCGGTCGGACCGGTTCGCCCTCGTCCGCTCGAACGTCAACTTCGACGGCGACCACCTCAAGGCCGGGTCGATCGGCCTGACCGGCGTGCTCGAAGGGAAGGACGGTGCGGCGCCGAACTTCGGCTCGGTCGTGGCGCGGCACCGCGGCGGCGGCGACCTGCCCGCGTTCGTGGCCCTCGGCCGCGGCAACCCGCGCGACGTGGTCGGCCCCATGAAGGGCTTCGGCGGCGGCACCTGGGGCCGCAACTACGACCCCTTCCTCGTCGGCTGCACCCCGGCCGGCGAGACCGACATCCCCGCACTGCGCCTGCTCGACGGCCTGTCCCCCGCCGCGCTCGACGACCGCCGTCGGCTGCTCGCCGAGCTCGACCGCGTCGCCCGCACCGGGGACGCCGCCGCGCCCGGCAGGTGGGACGCGGCCACCCGCCGCGCCTACGCCCTGCTCACCACGCCCGACGCCCGCGCGGCCCTCGACCTGAGCCGCGAACGTGGCTCGACCCGCGACGCCTACGGGCACACGTCGTTCGGCCAGAGCTGCCTCCTGGCGCGTCGCCTCGCCGAGGCCGGCGTGCCGTACATCCAGGTGAACTGGAGCCAGTACGTCGAGGCGATGACGCCCAACTGCGACTTCGGCTGGGACACCCACGTCTTCAACTTCGACCTGCTGCCGGACCGCCACGGCCCCGTGTTCGACCGCGCGTACGCGGCGCTGCTCGACGACCTGCGCGACCGGGGGATGCTGGACAGCACGCTGGTGCTGGCGATGGGGGAGTTCGGCCGCACGCCGCGGGTGAACGGCCAGGCGAGCCGCGACCACTGGCCGCAGTGCTACTTCTCGCTGTGGGCCGGGTGCGGCGTCCGCGGGGGCACCGTCGTCGGCGACAGCGACCGCACCGGCGCCGCGCCGCTCACGGAACCAATCACGCCGGGCATGGTCGGGGCGACGGTGCTGGAGTTGGCCGGCGTCGATTCGCAGGCGCGGGCCGAGCTGCGGGTGCTGCCGGGGGCGAGGGCCATCCATGAACTCTTCTGA
- a CDS encoding polysaccharide biosynthesis/export family protein — MTRPAAALAVLAVALAGGCAGGPQPVADGIPVRRLPAEVLGRPKSGLEPVPLPLLRRQAEPAYRVDRGDVLTVFAEDVLGVRNQIPVQPNPNPTAPTPAAQGYPVTVADDGTLSIPEVPPIPVKGKTLPEVRDAVAKAITVDRKLIIPGKERVSVDLLQKRRVRVLVVRDDLNPGAGGASLLLDADRSDVLEALTRTGGLPGPNGKPEVLIRRGPNVSDQDQLTVRVPLRVPHGLPIALTEADITLGEGDTLHVLARDADDGYTVVGGTGCGSHPLPRDADLRVVEALSRAGCPAPACGWVTVVRKLGCDRTLPIRVDLAEALRDPRENILVQPGDTLVLPAAHGHGGCGSPCGTTCPPHHWFKLPGWLSPLGPRSWPVLGCDDCGDL, encoded by the coding sequence ATGACCCGCCCCGCCGCCGCCCTCGCCGTTCTGGCCGTCGCGCTCGCGGGCGGCTGCGCCGGCGGGCCGCAGCCGGTCGCCGACGGCATCCCCGTGCGCCGCCTCCCCGCCGAGGTGCTCGGCCGGCCCAAGAGCGGCCTCGAACCCGTGCCGCTGCCGCTCCTCCGCAGGCAGGCGGAGCCGGCGTACCGCGTCGACAGGGGCGACGTGCTCACGGTCTTCGCCGAGGACGTACTCGGCGTGCGGAACCAGATTCCCGTTCAGCCGAACCCCAACCCGACGGCCCCCACCCCCGCCGCGCAAGGCTACCCGGTCACGGTCGCCGACGACGGCACGCTGAGCATCCCCGAGGTGCCGCCAATCCCGGTGAAGGGGAAGACGCTGCCCGAGGTCCGCGACGCCGTCGCGAAGGCAATCACGGTCGACAGGAAGCTCATCATCCCGGGCAAGGAACGCGTCTCGGTCGACCTGCTGCAGAAGCGCCGCGTCCGGGTGCTGGTGGTGCGCGACGACCTGAACCCCGGCGCCGGCGGTGCCTCGCTGCTGCTCGACGCCGACCGGTCCGACGTACTCGAAGCGCTGACGCGGACCGGCGGTCTGCCGGGGCCGAACGGCAAGCCGGAGGTGCTGATCCGCCGCGGGCCGAACGTGAGCGACCAGGACCAGTTGACGGTGCGCGTACCGCTGCGGGTGCCGCACGGGCTGCCGATCGCGCTGACGGAGGCGGACATCACCCTCGGCGAGGGCGACACGCTGCACGTGTTGGCGCGGGACGCGGACGATGGCTACACGGTGGTGGGCGGGACGGGCTGCGGCTCGCACCCGTTGCCGCGGGACGCGGACCTGCGGGTAGTGGAGGCGCTGTCGCGGGCGGGCTGCCCGGCGCCGGCGTGCGGGTGGGTGACGGTGGTGCGGAAGCTGGGCTGCGACCGGACGCTGCCGATCCGGGTGGACCTGGCAGAGGCGCTGCGCGACCCGCGCGAGAACATCCTGGTTCAGCCGGGCGACACGCTGGTGCTGCCGGCGGCGCACGGCCACGGGGGGTGCGGCTCGCCGTGCGGGACGACGTGTCCGCCGCACCACTGGTTCAAGCTGCCGGGCTGGCTCTCGCCGCTCGGCCCGCGGTCGTGGCCGGTCCTCGGGTGCGACGACTGCGGCGACCTGTAG
- a CDS encoding VOC family protein, with amino-acid sequence MNAHLRVARPTNDLDALVAFYRDGLGFDVLASFRDHDGFDGVMLGRAGAGYHLEFTRRPGHRAGGAPSGEHLLVFYLPDAEAWQAAVARLEGLGHRPVPAENPYWDRLGRTFTDPDGYRVVLQNAAWPA; translated from the coding sequence CTGAACGCCCACCTCCGCGTCGCCCGGCCGACCAACGACCTGGACGCGCTCGTCGCCTTCTACCGCGACGGCCTCGGGTTCGACGTGCTGGCGTCGTTCCGCGACCACGACGGGTTCGACGGCGTCATGCTCGGCCGGGCGGGTGCGGGCTACCATCTGGAGTTCACGCGCCGCCCCGGCCACCGGGCCGGCGGCGCCCCGAGCGGCGAGCACCTGCTCGTCTTCTACCTGCCGGACGCGGAGGCGTGGCAGGCCGCGGTCGCGCGGCTGGAAGGGCTCGGGCACCGGCCGGTGCCGGCGGAGAACCCGTACTGGGACCGCCTCGGCCGCACCTTCACGGACCCCGACGGCTACCGCGTCGTGCTGCAGAATGCGGCCTGGCCGGCTTGA
- a CDS encoding ECF-type sigma factor, which produces MAAVTEVLAAAARGDAGAAAELLPLVYAELRRLAAARLAAERPGHTLDPTGLVHEAYLRLVGNQTFDGRGHFFAAAAEAMRRILVEAARRRDALKRGGAMTRVDVTELEVAAPSGPPAEELLALDAALDRFAAEHPEKAEMVKLRYFAGLTLDEAAAAMGVSAATAKRHWAYARAWLFRAVGGNV; this is translated from the coding sequence ATGGCTGCCGTGACCGAGGTGCTGGCGGCCGCCGCCCGGGGCGACGCGGGGGCGGCGGCCGAGTTGCTGCCGCTGGTGTACGCCGAGCTGCGCCGGCTGGCGGCGGCGCGCCTCGCCGCGGAACGGCCGGGCCACACCCTCGACCCGACGGGCCTGGTTCACGAGGCGTACCTGCGGCTGGTGGGGAACCAGACGTTCGACGGCCGCGGCCACTTCTTCGCCGCCGCGGCCGAGGCGATGCGCCGCATCCTGGTCGAGGCCGCCCGCCGCCGCGACGCCCTGAAGCGCGGCGGCGCGATGACCCGCGTGGACGTGACGGAGTTGGAGGTGGCGGCACCGTCGGGTCCGCCGGCGGAGGAGCTGCTGGCCCTGGACGCGGCGCTGGACCGATTTGCGGCCGAGCACCCGGAGAAGGCGGAGATGGTGAAGCTGCGCTACTTCGCCGGCCTGACGCTCGACGAGGCCGCGGCGGCGATGGGCGTGTCGGCGGCGACGGCGAAGCGCCACTGGGCCTACGCGCGGGCGTGGCTGTTCCGCGCGGTGGGGGGTAACGTTTGA
- a CDS encoding serine/threonine-protein kinase — translation MSTSTRLQLRSPFLQAVLKSGLLAADDLVGVLSVYDPDQIAAAEPLQLATFLVRKKLLTKFQAMQLLSGRTHGFVLGQYKITQGLRQDRVGMVFLAEDTDTKATVVVKVLPTDRVNDDTIYRPFLTEARAASKVVHATVARVLDVGMWNGTHYVACEYVPAPTLDKVVAEKGPLSPHLAGQVIAQAAVALMHAHGKGLLHRDLKPANIAVFPDRRVKLLDLGLTHMLDNPWAKVTKRINLKEYAEEIAFIAPEQAWGSELDARSDIYSLGSTAYYLMTGEFPFPGSANEMMTERQLHGVPKPSLVRAGVPRELDALVEKMGAKDPHARFQTAAEVAAAFQAWLPMGEWAALGLPSMVVQTPPPRRAAAVPAAKKKSFWARMVGMFSGK, via the coding sequence TTGAGTACCAGCACCCGGCTCCAGCTCCGGTCGCCGTTCCTCCAGGCCGTGCTCAAGAGCGGCCTCCTCGCCGCCGACGACCTCGTCGGCGTTCTCTCCGTCTACGACCCGGACCAGATCGCCGCCGCCGAGCCGCTCCAGCTCGCTACCTTCCTCGTCCGGAAGAAGCTGCTGACGAAGTTCCAGGCGATGCAGCTCCTCAGCGGCCGGACGCACGGGTTCGTGCTCGGCCAGTACAAGATCACTCAGGGGCTGCGCCAGGACCGCGTCGGGATGGTGTTCCTGGCCGAGGACACCGACACCAAGGCCACCGTCGTCGTGAAGGTACTCCCCACCGACCGGGTGAACGACGACACGATCTACCGCCCGTTCCTCACGGAGGCGCGGGCGGCGTCGAAGGTCGTTCACGCGACGGTGGCGCGGGTGCTCGACGTCGGCATGTGGAACGGCACGCACTACGTGGCCTGCGAGTACGTCCCGGCGCCGACGCTCGACAAGGTGGTCGCCGAGAAGGGGCCGCTGAGCCCGCACCTCGCGGGGCAGGTGATCGCGCAGGCGGCCGTCGCGCTGATGCACGCCCACGGCAAGGGCCTGCTGCACCGCGACCTGAAGCCGGCGAACATCGCCGTGTTCCCCGACCGCCGCGTGAAGTTGCTCGACCTCGGCCTCACCCACATGCTCGACAACCCGTGGGCCAAGGTGACGAAGCGGATCAACCTGAAGGAGTACGCGGAGGAGATCGCGTTCATCGCCCCGGAGCAGGCGTGGGGCAGCGAGCTGGACGCCCGCTCCGACATCTACAGCCTCGGCAGCACCGCGTACTACCTGATGACGGGCGAGTTCCCGTTCCCGGGGTCGGCCAACGAGATGATGACGGAGCGGCAGCTGCACGGGGTGCCGAAGCCGTCGCTGGTGCGGGCGGGGGTGCCGCGCGAGCTCGACGCACTGGTCGAGAAGATGGGGGCGAAGGACCCGCACGCGCGGTTCCAGACGGCGGCCGAGGTGGCGGCGGCGTTCCAGGCGTGGCTGCCGATGGGCGAGTGGGCGGCGCTCGGGCTGCCGTCGATGGTTGTGCAGACGCCCCCGCCGCGGCGGGCGGCCGCGGTGCCGGCGGCGAAGAAGAAGAGCTTCTGGGCGCGGATGGTGGGGATGTTCAGCGGGAAGTAG
- a CDS encoding alkaline phosphatase family protein — protein sequence MRLPLALLPLFAIVVGTGAVASGLTRAAPPPVAPAPKAVPPRVKLAVLVMFDQLRGDYLDKWRPLFGPDGFARLQTDGAWFARCHYPYATTTTGPGHASVSTGATPARHGIVNNNWHEKGRDTYCAASDRYTFVPPPPREVDAKTGKEIKPPDAGNPERLRAFTLADAIRRAFGEQSKVFGLSLKDRSAILPTGMRPNGAFWFNRRFVTSTYYTDRLERPVPAWVTAFNDEKVADRWFGRDWTRFAPGLDYPAHSGDDDATGEGGGSKQGRTFPHATTGGLKTPGKAYYEALANSPFGNEMLLELAKRCVVAEKLGADDVPDLLTVSFSSNDLIGHTWGPDSQEVLDVTLRSDALMAEFLRFLDRQVGRDNYAVALTADHGVCPLPESPTGRARGAKRVDLSELQKGMEKHLAAAFGGPDPKEKKTAWIEAVSAPWVYLNDRVIAAKKTTKTEVARSLAAYLGTHPDVARAFTREELGRAGPADALTEQVRRSYYAERCGDVYLLMKPFDLPGKAGNTGTTHGTPYPYDTWVPLLAYGPGVSGGRREELVTPQAAAAILARFVGLPPPDDAEYGVPETLGR from the coding sequence ATGCGCCTCCCCCTCGCACTCCTGCCACTCTTCGCCATCGTCGTCGGCACCGGGGCCGTCGCTTCCGGCCTCACCCGCGCCGCGCCGCCGCCCGTCGCCCCCGCCCCGAAGGCGGTGCCGCCCCGCGTCAAGCTCGCCGTGCTGGTCATGTTCGACCAGCTCCGCGGCGACTACCTCGACAAGTGGCGGCCGCTGTTCGGCCCCGACGGGTTCGCCCGCCTGCAAACCGACGGCGCCTGGTTCGCCCGCTGCCACTACCCCTACGCCACCACCACCACCGGCCCCGGGCACGCCTCCGTGTCCACCGGCGCCACCCCGGCCCGGCACGGCATCGTCAACAACAACTGGCACGAGAAGGGGAGGGACACGTACTGCGCCGCCAGCGACCGCTACACGTTCGTGCCGCCGCCGCCGCGCGAGGTGGACGCCAAGACCGGCAAGGAGATCAAGCCGCCCGACGCCGGCAACCCGGAGCGCCTCCGCGCCTTCACCCTGGCCGACGCCATCCGCCGCGCCTTCGGCGAGCAGTCCAAAGTGTTCGGCCTGTCGCTCAAGGACCGCTCTGCCATCCTCCCCACCGGGATGCGCCCGAACGGGGCGTTCTGGTTCAACCGGCGGTTCGTCACGTCCACCTACTACACCGACCGGCTGGAGCGGCCGGTGCCGGCGTGGGTGACGGCGTTCAACGACGAGAAGGTCGCCGACCGCTGGTTCGGCCGCGACTGGACGCGGTTCGCCCCCGGGCTCGACTACCCCGCCCACAGCGGCGACGACGACGCGACCGGCGAGGGCGGCGGCAGCAAACAGGGGCGGACATTCCCGCACGCCACCACCGGCGGCCTCAAGACCCCCGGCAAGGCGTACTACGAGGCACTGGCCAACTCGCCGTTCGGCAACGAGATGCTCCTCGAACTCGCCAAGCGGTGCGTCGTCGCCGAGAAGCTCGGGGCCGACGACGTGCCCGACCTGTTGACGGTGAGCTTCAGTTCGAACGACCTGATCGGCCACACCTGGGGGCCGGACTCGCAGGAAGTGCTCGACGTGACGCTCCGCTCGGACGCGCTGATGGCCGAGTTCCTCCGCTTCCTCGACCGGCAGGTCGGCCGCGACAACTACGCCGTGGCGCTGACCGCGGACCACGGCGTCTGCCCGCTCCCCGAGTCGCCGACCGGCCGGGCGCGCGGGGCGAAGCGGGTCGACCTGTCGGAGTTGCAGAAGGGGATGGAAAAGCACCTGGCGGCGGCGTTCGGCGGCCCCGACCCGAAGGAGAAGAAGACCGCGTGGATCGAGGCCGTGAGCGCCCCGTGGGTGTACCTCAACGACCGGGTCATCGCCGCGAAGAAGACGACGAAGACGGAGGTAGCCCGCAGCCTGGCGGCGTACCTGGGCACGCACCCGGACGTGGCGCGGGCGTTCACCCGCGAGGAGTTGGGGCGAGCGGGGCCGGCGGACGCGCTGACGGAGCAGGTGCGGCGGTCGTACTACGCGGAGCGGTGCGGCGACGTGTACCTGCTCATGAAGCCGTTCGACCTGCCGGGGAAGGCCGGCAACACCGGCACGACGCACGGCACGCCGTACCCCTACGACACGTGGGTGCCGCTGCTGGCGTACGGGCCGGGGGTGAGCGGCGGGCGCCGCGAGGAACTGGTGACGCCCCAGGCGGCGGCGGCGATTCTGGCGCGGTTCGTGGGGCTACCGCCGCCCGACGACGCCGAGTACGGGGTGCCCGAGACGCTCGGGCGATAG
- a CDS encoding 2OG-Fe(II) oxygenase gives MTKTLIAGRDDVFTVRGVLSPAECAEYVGRSEAAGYGDAPVNMYDGPVVNKRMRSNERVMVDDPATAAVLWEKLRPLVPERFGSWHAVGLNERFRYYRYDPGQLFDWHFDGHYERTPDEHSNLTVLLYLSGGFTGGATEFNFLTFGRLQDDDPVVSVVPEPGMALVFAHRILHRGAPVESGRKYVLRTDVMYRWQGAK, from the coding sequence GTGACCAAGACCCTCATCGCGGGCCGCGACGACGTGTTCACCGTCCGCGGCGTCCTGAGCCCCGCCGAGTGCGCCGAGTACGTCGGCCGCAGCGAGGCGGCCGGGTACGGCGACGCGCCGGTCAACATGTACGACGGCCCCGTCGTGAACAAGCGGATGCGCAGCAACGAGCGCGTCATGGTGGACGACCCCGCCACCGCCGCCGTGCTGTGGGAGAAGTTGCGGCCGCTGGTGCCGGAGCGGTTCGGCAGCTGGCACGCGGTCGGGCTGAACGAGCGGTTCCGCTACTACCGCTACGACCCCGGGCAGCTGTTCGACTGGCACTTCGACGGCCACTACGAGCGGACCCCCGACGAGCACAGCAACCTGACGGTGCTGCTGTACCTCAGCGGCGGCTTCACCGGCGGCGCGACGGAGTTCAACTTCCTCACCTTCGGCCGCTTGCAGGACGACGACCCGGTCGTGTCGGTGGTGCCGGAGCCGGGGATGGCGCTGGTGTTCGCGCACCGCATCCTCCACCGGGGGGCGCCGGTCGAGAGCGGCCGGAAGTACGTGCTGCGGACGGACGTGATGTACCGGTGGCAGGGGGCAAAATGA